The genomic segment AGCTCTCAGGAGCGCGGCTCACATTGAATCATATCTTGATGGGCTCATTATCTAGTGTCACCATGACATCCACgcagctgccgccgctcAACTTCGGAGGTGGGCTTCGCATCTCACTTTTTGCACCGTCAGTACTCGGACCTTCGGACGACGTTGAGGCACCAAAGGCAGAGCAAGAGCGGCCGGAAAGAAAATCCCCCGAGATCATTTCGCCGGAAACCAAAAAACCGGAAAGCATACACGAGTTGGAGCAGCCCACTATCGTCGAGCCAATCGAGCACATCGAGCCCATACAACAACCTCCGCCTCCCCAGAATATACCTATCCACCCAATTCCGGCTCTCCAAGCTGCATTCTCCGAGTCGCTGGATGAGGCAACCAACGGAGCGCCCGGAGACAAGCTGAAGCTCAGAGAGTTGGACGCTCAAGGTCGCCGAGAAGCCCTCATCGCACAAGATCGAGACGACGAGCCCTTCGACGCAAAATGGCGGTTTCGACCTGGACAGACACAGCACGAATTGACCAAGCTGATTTCTCAAATATCATTTGGCGTGTACCTTTTGCTCAACGGCATGGCCAACAGCAACGCTCAAGTTGTCAATATTCTACAGGGACATATTGACGAAGTAGACGAATTTTTGGAGGTTGCACTTGAAGATGTGGCACAGGCAACCGACGACCTGAACGGCCGGATAGAGCATTTAAAATTACCTCTGGCCAACATACAGGTGTTTGAGCAGCTGCTAGAAGACCGTAACTTTCGTCTTGAGATTCTGCAGGGCAATGAAAAGATTGATCACGTACTCACTAGGACCAACGCAGCATTGAAACAGTGGGATGAGGACATCGAGGCTGGACTACAATCAACCGCTGCATTCACTAGTTGGCTGaacgatgaggaagacgcagCGTGGAGGACGACACGCCCTGATGTTGCCGACATATTTGACGCCATGAAGGGCAATACAGAGGGCTGGCTCAGTGCCTTTGATGACATGAATGACCGTGTTCAGGACGCCAGCAATGTTATTGTGAGACTGTCAACTATCATTAAcgagatggagaagaaggctggcgAGGTCAGTCGTAGGACCTGGGTACGTAACGTGTACATTCCTCGGGACAAGGTCATGGGCAATTTACTCTGGTGCTAATACTCCTTCTAAGGCAAACATCCAACCCTTTTCGATTCCGCTTTTGAACCCCAACGGGGTCAACGAGGCTTCAGCTACCTCCGGCAACTCATCTCGACAATCTCAATACCGACCACCgcaccaaccccaaccaaGCGTCCACAGTGCTGCGGCTTCAACGACGAGAAGCGTGAGCACTGCCGGTATTGATGCCGAAGATGAGTTCCCGCTCCCTGGCGggctgcctctgttgccTCCTCAACGCTCTGATCTTCGACAGACGTCGGCCAGCCCGCAGAAATCCCGTAGCAAAGCTCCTACGCAGCCGGACTCGCAGCCAAGAGCCGAAACCAAACAACCGGATACGGCGAGTAGAAGTCCTTCAACTAGCGAGGAGCCATTGTATGTGCTCCAGCCTCGCACATACACCCCCCAGCCGCTATCGCCGTCCCCGTCTCCTGTCTCAAAGGcacctgcagctgcttcaCCAAAATCCCAAAAATCGAGCCAGCCCCAAAGCAATCCCCTTGGCATCAGTAGCTCGGGGATGCAACCGGGGAGAGCCTCTATCCGCCATCGGGTATCCCAAAGGACAAATCCACCAGAGGCGATACAGATTCCACCGCGGTCTGTTCGTGGACCATCACCTGCTTTCGCAACACCCCGAACGACCCATTCAAACCCTTTTGATTCAGCATATGGATCCGACTCTGAATCTATCACTCAGCCTGCCGCCTCGCAAGTCGGCTCTGAATTAGGAAGATCGCCTCCTACTCGTCCGGGAATCGCACACTCTCCTCGGTCAGACCACCAACAGTATTATCGACCCGTTCGAGCGTCACCACATTCACCACTGCAACAACGCCCTCACACCGCCGTGGGGGCTCGAGCATCCTCCCAAATGCATATGCGGAATCAACCTTCGGCCCTTGGTGGCATGAGTACCCTCAGCAATGTGACCAATGCAGTgtacgacgacgacgccaaGACTCAAGCCTCAGGGGCAAGGACTACTGGCCCGACTCTtcgaaagaagaagagcgcGTTCGGGTGGTTCAAGAAAGCATTCAGCCTggacgaggaagaaaaggCGGCATTTGAAGCCCGGAAGGCAATGCAACATCGTGATCGCTATTACGATCCCAACAGCCCCAAATTTCTCGACGGGCGGAGAATCCGATAGACCCTTCAGGGGTCTTTGAGCAGTACTCAACAAACCAACATTCGTAACCATACGTCTACGATCTGTTCTCATTTACTCGCAAACTACCTCATATTTAGTCGATACCCATAGTGCGCGTCATAGCCCGAAGCGAGTATAACGATACCACCTAGCAACTCATTTTGCAAACCTAATATTGATACGCATCCGAAGTGCTCATGTTGACATTTTTACGAGCTACTTCACTCCTTGAATgcatttttcttttcctgtTATTTCATCCATTTCATCGCACATTTCCTTTTCTTATATATCACATTTTAGCATTTGGAAACATGCAGACTTACATTGGGAAGGAAAATTGGGCTTTCTTCGAATCTTTGTCAAATATTGGGGAATCTCCATTTTTGTATATCAACTCGGGTCGACAGATGATAGGATGATGCCATGATATATGCTGTATCGTCTGGCGCAAATCTCTGTAACACACGTAATTAATACACAAGAGTTACAAAACTTCTGCATCCAGAGCCATGTACACTGTATTGTATGTCTACCATATGGGATTAGCGCCTATTCCCCCATCCCATAACTCTTTACTCGGCTAAAAAAGAATGCCTTGTCATGCTTGAGCGTAAACTCGCCCCAATCGTCGGTAAGTTTGTCATAACTCCAGAAACCCCTCCACACAATCTTATTATTACGCGCAGCCTTACCCGCCGTCCGAAGCGACAGGTCCATTCGAAACATGTACTTTGAGTCCACTCCCTCCGTCTCGACCGTCAAATCCCCCTCCTGTAGCTGCTCATCCTCCCCCCCAGGACCAGCATGCACACCATCCTCCTGGCCGAGGGACAGCCTCCAGCGCCCCTTGTACGCCTTCTGCATGGGTGCAGACGGTAAATACGCGTGCGCGTTGTCTCGATGTAAATGCAGCAAATCCTTGGTCAGATGGTGCACAACTTGGGTGGGTTCAAATGTCGTCAGGAGGCTGATGGCCGTGCCGTCACGGAAGAACCGCAAGTATCGGTAATACGTGACGATGTGAATCGGCGCTCCGCCCCATGTGGCCTGGTTGGTGGACGCTTGGCCCGTACGGATGTAGTTGACCGTGCTGATGTAGCAGCCGTTGAAGCGGATACGCGGGCGAGATCGGAAGATTGCTTTCCAGGTTGGATATGGATCTGGAATGAGGGACTTGGTGATGGCTACGTTTTCGGCGAGTCGTCGCTCTGCGAGTTCCCGCATGCTCACTAGTGTTCCGTCCTcttgctcctcttcctcgtcttttAACGCCTCCCATTCTACCGTTCTGTTCCAGTGGTAGTGCATGCCCGTGAAGCCAAACTTCGTCCCGAGCGAAACATGCCGCCATATTCGCTGCTCCGTGGCAACTATGTAGGCGAACGGTTTGCACACCAGCGACAGGCGGCTGAAGTCGCCGACATCGAGGGCCGCTACGTCTTGCatgatgtggatgaggagtTCGCTGGGTAGATGGGAGATGGGGcatggtggcggtggtgtgCCTTCTATTTGAGGGGGTGCGGCTTCAATTTGAAGAGTGGCGAAGCTGGCGATGAGGTCTTTGATGGGTAGGATGACTGGTGCATCTTGGTCTTGTGCTGTAGTGGCGTCTGTTGTGGCCGGTTTTGACGAACTGGATTCTGTGTGTGGTTTGGCGTGTGATTGCGGGAAATGCTTCTCGCGATATCTACGATCAACGCGGTTGTCCAACTACATTTGTTAGCATTTCTTTCATGAATGAAATGAGGTTGATTTGCATACTCTGTAAGCTTTTCTGTAGAGCTTTAGACTATCGCCCATGTTACCGAGggcctccttctccatcgcTTCCTCATAGTGATCCAGTGCTGAAACGAGTTCCTTCTCAGGCGGCATCCTCACCGACCCGTCGATAGTGTTGCCCGCTGGCTCAGGGCCCTCGTCGAAGGACCGGCCATGGAGGTagtcatcgtcatcttctaCCGTTGGCAGTGCCTTTCTGGACTTTACTGGTGACGGGACCCGGGCTCTCGACTTCTTTGATCGTGGGGATGGAGGGGACACAGGCTGTGCCGCAGACGTAGATGCGCTGGAGGTAGATGGTCCTGGAGCACTCTGCTCGCCCTTTTTAGTTCGCACTTCTGATAGCCATTGCTGTCTGAAGGACTCGAGTTCCGAGTCTAGTTTGTTTGAGTCCATGTCTATTGTGAGGTGTTCGTCTACTGGCTCCAAAGTCCGATAAGCCCGAACTGATGACGGCAGTGAGCGAGATGTGCCGAGTTTGGTGCAATAATGGCAGAGGGGTTAGAGGAGTACAACGGTGACGTCGTTGGATTTCAGGGTCTACGAATAATTTCTGAGGATGGCCATATTGTAGGGGATGAGTCGCAgggttgatgaggttggGTTGTCGTGATGTTGTGTGTTAGTTCCGCTCATTGATGACTCCAGTCGGTGATGGTCGGTCGCTGATTGGGCGAGCTGAGTGCCGTTATGGCCGATGGAAAGTGTCAGCGACTGCGGCGCAAACCAGGTTAGACGGACAAGACGCAAGGAGCGTATATTGAAGTCTGAGAATTCGTCACTTCAGGGTTGGAAATTAATTTTTACGTTTACATTTACAAACTTGTTTTGAGCGGTGAGATGCGAACTGGCGACCTTGATGACAAATATTGAGACTTCGGCAGTTGAGGCTGTTTGCTACCCTAAACTAAGCTGATTGGAAATGCCGGATGTTCTTCAACTGTCTCACTTAGAACTATATGCAAAATACGATCAGCTTGTACTTTGAAGGCATTCTTACCACTGGTATCGCACTGCCACAACTCCAtcatcttggtgttgagtgaTATCTAAATAGCAAGAAATGTCATTGCATCTATTTTGATTACCGATCCCAAAACGCTAGGTAAGAAGGTCCAACGCGGCCTCCAGGAAACAGAAACGAGGTACGGCTCATGCCCAGCACCCCAGGCCTCGTCTTTTTTACAGAGGTCCAATGCCACCTGACCGCTCCAACAACCAAGCCACAGAATGCATCAATCATACCATCATCCAGCTGATGttcagtccatgtccatatcATTGtcctcctcaccctcaatgccaccatcCACCCGCACCTTGAGTCTCCTCTTCTCGCCACCAAACAACTTGTTGTCGTTCTTCGCGTTCTGCAAATGCTCCGCAGCCAATTCCTCCACATCGAGACCCTGTTCGGCGGCCAATTCCTCGAGACGACGCTTCTCGCTGCCACGCATACGGGGTAGCAGGTGCTCGTTCTTGGCGACCAGTTCCCTGGCGGTGGCGAGCTCGCGCTCCCGCTTGCCAGCCATGCGCTTCTTGTAGAAGACACGCTCGCGCCGGGCACGGATCTCGCTGATGCGCTGCATAGCGCCCAAGGTCTTCTGGACGAGGTCGCGGTCGTAGCGGACGGGCTCGTTGCGGCGCGCGCCGAAGAGGAGAGTGCTGTCGACGACCATTTCCTTGCCGGCGTTCTTGCGGTACGCTTTGGTCCACTTGAGCTTGCGCGGGTTACGCTTCATCTTGAAGTTCTTGTGGCATTTTGACCTGCAGAAGCGAAATGACTTGGCTGAAGGGAGCAATGCCGTGTTAGTAATGACTATGGTGTTCGTCGACGTGATTGTTGCTGGCGACGCAAAGCAGACGTACCGTCGTTTCTGACAAAGGTGATGCCCTTGGAAGGGTATGCCGGGCGGCCACAGAAATAACAAGGCTCGATACTGATCGCATGTTAGAATAGAGGTCATTTAGACGAGGATACGGGATTGTAAAGGCAATTCCTACCGCATTGTGAAGAGCCTCAGCTGGTGTGCAGCGCCGTGACTTGGTGTTGACCGCTTGCGATCTCACGGCTTTGCACCACAAACCTCAAATCTTTATCGATATcgattttttttctttcgAGTTTTGGCTTAGTCAGGACGGACGACCGACCCCACTCGACCGCCAACCCAGTTtttggtacggagtactcagCCCAGGGTCTCGCCTGGTGGTGATCTTATCGATTGCAAAAGAGTCATAGATTCCTGTCGACCAATCACAGACAGCTCTGACATCACCGGTAACTCGCGGCATGTGCCACCCGCCGATGCTGTGCTCCTGCCTGGACCCAATCAATCTTGCTCCGGCTACGGGGGGCGAAATCCCCAAAATTCTAGTCTTGGGTGGAAGCCATCTCGTAACTAATTGCTGGAGACGCTCGTTAGCTCATCATTGATCTCCAATCCACCGTCCCCCCTCACCCAGACCTTCATCTTTTCTTATTTCGCTATTTGCCAACAGAGTACTTTTTTACTACGATTAGTGCTGTTTGCGAGGAACTGGCTCTGCTTCAATTGCTGAGCCTGTGACCTCTGCAACAGCGCTCGCATTTTCCCGAGTGTACCGCGCGACAGCCCGGTGCATGCGATGGCGACAACATTCAACTCTAGCGGCCAGAACTACGATAGATTACTCGAGGCGGACGATTTGACCATGTCCCGGGGACCAGGGTCACAGAACGGCGGCGATGGCCTTGGCCCTGTGCCAGATATCACGGCGTCGCAGAAGATGGTTTCGGCAATGTCTGGCAGCTTGTTCACGTCGCTTCTTGGTAAGCCCGAGATGATACACGGACCACATGTGCTAAATTTTTCATGCTAACCACCGTGTAGTAACACCTCTTGATGTTGTTCGAGTCCGCCTTCAATCACAAAGAACACCGACGTCGGCTGTCGATTTTTCAAAGCTTGCCTTACGAACTAGCACGCTCACGCCCGCGCAGACGGCGGAGCTCGGAGTTACGGCCTGCTGCCGCGAAGTCTTCTTCCAAGGCAACTCTGCAGAGTTATGCATTGCAGTCCCTCGGGGTGAAGGGTTCATTGAACCGGCGGCGtcttctgcagcttctgGGGCTGATTGCGCGGTGCATGAGGTGCAAAAGAAGACATACAACTCGACCTTTGATGGCTTGAGGAAGATTGCCCGTAACGAGGGCTTCACGACACTTTGGCGTGGCTTGTCACCCACATTGCTGATGACGATTCCTGCCAACATTATCTACTTTACTGGCTATGATTGGCTTCGATATAACCCCGTAAGCCCGCTTTCCAAGCTTTCCAGCGACAACGCACCCTTGGTTGCAGGATCAACAGCCCGCATTCTCGCTGCTACAGCTGTTGGGCCTATTGAACTGTTTCGAACTCGAATGCAAGCAGCGCATGGAGCGTCAACGACGAATCACTTGATGGAAACGTTCCAGGGGGTTAGGGAGATGGTTGGCACGCACGGCTATGTTTCCCTCTGGAGAGGATTGACCTTGACTCTTTGGAGAGACGTTCCTTTCTCCGGTCTGTATTGGTGGGGCTACGAAACGATTCGAGCTCGATTGACGGACATGCGAGAGGAGACAAGGGGACGGTCTATCGACCGCGTGGAGtctttgcaaaatgctcGACGGCGATCCCAGAGCCAGGAAAACCACATGGAAACTTTTGTGGACTCCTTTACCGCTGGAGCTTTATCCGGTACCTTTGCTTCGATTGTCACGACGCCATTTGATGTTGGTAAGACGCGCACCCAAGTTTACCGAGATGCTCCCCAAGGGCTTGCGGGGAAGGTCCACGCGCCGGAGGAAATGAACATGATGCGGCTGCTATGGCATATCTTCAAGACAGAGGGCGCATCAGGGCtttggagaggatggattcCTCGTGTGCTCAAGGTTGCACCGGCGTGTGCCATCATGATTAGCAGCTACGAGGTGGGTAAGAGGGCTTTCCGAGGGGTTAATGAGAGGTCGATGACCCGACAGGGTGAAGACGACTAGGGCGGTAATACGACATAAACGCAGGATTAGGTGGTCATTACGGAAGGCACatgtctttgttttgcatTTATAGGCGTTGACTGGCAAAAGCGGGTGTTTGCGGCCAATCTCTTTTGTTTGTTGTATTCTGGATCATCTCCATTTTGAGTTTCCAAGCAACGAAACCACAAATGTACAATACTAGTAACATGGACGAGAATTCATAGACGAAATTCAGGTCATAAATTATATTACTACCTCAGTTATATGCACCAATGTGGCTAACGCGGGGATttgtgaacattgaactgatGTGAGGCGTATGGAGTGACCGCCGTGGGTCTGAAAATATTTACCTAACGAGGTGGGCAGCTTTACACTCTACCACTTCAAGACTCTTCACGCCGCGCAGAACAGCATTCCAAGTACGAGAATTGCATTAGATCATCTCAATAATCAGTCCTCTCGaaaatacggagtacacaaGTTCGGATCATAGGTGTACCATTGCGACACCCTGACCGCCACGGTGAAAGTTCACCCACCTCACAATGTACACactcaacaacatcgccacACATCACTTCGCCGGCCCAGAGGACGTATACGTCCTCGATGTGAACCGCACAGAAGCCGGCCTCGCTGCCATATCCTCAGACCAGCATTTATCGCTGCTAAGTCCGGCACGGCTATCCGACGGTCCTGTTGCGTCATGGAAAACAGAGCACGGAAATCTTACCACTTTGCGGATATTCGATGGGAGTAACGCCCTCGTCTGCACGGCCGGTGAAGACGGGACAGTAGGAGTATGGGATCTGAGACTTCGAGGTGCAGATGCTCGTGTTGCACAGTTCAATGGTGAGATACACTCCCCAGCTTCACACATCTACTAATACAGGACAGCTGCTCAATCTCCCATCTTATCCATGGCGTGCTCCCCATCCACGCAAACCATCGCCGTGGGCACAGAGCTGCAAAACCACACAGcatccatcttcctctgGGACGTGCGCTCCACGCCCTCCCCCAAAGCGCACTACCAAGAAGTTCACAGCGACGACATCACCGAACTGGCGTTTCATCCCACGCAGCCGGCCTTCCTGCTGAGCGGCTCGACAGACGGGCTGGTCAACATATATGATACGCGTATCACGGATGAAGATGATCTTACGCTGCAGACGTTCAACCACAACTCGTCTATCCACCATGCCAAGTTCCTTACTGACACGGAGGTCGTGGCCCTTTCGCACGATGAGCAGTTCGCGCTGtatgacatggatgagggGAGGGAGAATGGCGACGCGGCACAGAGCTGGGGTGATTTGAGGGGTGTGCTGGGGTGTCAATACGTTGCGGATGTGATGGGCAAGACGGACGGTAGTGGTGCGATTATCGGGGCCGGCGCACAAGAGTACGTTTCTTCCGTGAAGGATCAAATGGGGTATGGGGTGCTAACGTGTGTAGGAAACAAATGTTTGAGCTTGTTTTCCTGGCGAGGAATCAGGGACAGGGAGCGAAGTGGGTGCTTGATCGGGAGGGGAGCGTGGGATTACCCGGTGCGCATGGCGAGGAGATTGTGCGGTCATTTTGCTTCTTTGATGATGCGCAGGTGGTGTTTACGGCGGGGGAGgatggcaatgtcaaggGTTGGAGGTAGGGAACTATTGATTTGATTGTTGGATATACCAATTATTACTTGGACCTGCAGTCTTGGTATTCCTATCCAAGACGGAGCATAGGCGTATCGAAGTGTGACACTTGTGCTCGTCATACGAGGCTCGACGCTGCGCTTATCATCTTATCGCTCATAAAAGTAGCACATACAGCTCAGCCGAACTTGTCATGCCGattcttcaccttcaaaTCCAACAACCGCTCATGATAATCCCCctccctcctcgccctcttcaaAACCTTgacctcatcctcatcgagcCTCCTCCCCACAGCGTCCTCCAACTCCCGCCTACTAATCTTCGACAAcgccttctcctccttcgaCGCCTTCAACTTGGGCTTAAACCGCGCCTGCATGCGTATCCGCATCGTGGTGTTAAACGTGATTttgtcctcgtcgccgcGTAATTCTGCGGGCGCCGTCGATTTCGACGACGTGTTGGGCTTGGTTGTGATGAAAGTGTCGCGTAGGGTTTGTAGTTGGAACGTGCCGGGTGTGTCGGCCGTGGGGATGACGTTGAAGCATTCGAGGGGGGATATGGCTTCTGATGTGGCGGATAGGGCGCCAATTTTGTCGCATGCCAGGTATCTGTTTTTGTTAGACGCGACTCATTGTATGGGTGGTGGGAGCTTACCGTCCATGGGAGCTTTTGAAGCGAAAGTTATCGGTGCCGGATATCTTGTTCGCGACCCAGACCATTCTCACGTCGTGGGGCTCTGCGCTCGTCGGATTTCCATCGACAATGTTCTCAATCGGCATGGCAAACACCTTGCCGTTGGGATCACATGCCAAAGCGGATGGTTTGTCGGTCGGCAACACAATCATAACTGGGCCGACCACGTCGGTGGCTACATCTGCGGACACCCAGCTATCATCATCGGTGGTTTCGTCATTGTTGACTTTTTGGACCTGCGAAGGACCGGCCTCTGCGTTGTCTCTGTCCGCGTCGGCAGCGCGCTTCCGCTTCTTGGGTTTCTTGTCGCCCTTGAAGCTCAATGGCTTGACCATGACGATGTTGGTGTCGCGGTTGGCGTCAGTGAGTGAGATGAGGTATCGCAGGCGGCAAACGGCGAGCTCCAGGGTCGTAGGCTATAGAGCTCNNNNNNNNNNNNNNNNNNNNNNNNTTATGTAAGCGGGCTTTCACCTTGCTGAGTGCCCCTCATGCCCCTCCCCCGCAAACCAactgcatgcatgtgtcgcATGTCGATGGTGCAGAAAATGTTGCACAGTCAGCGGCGAATTCCTCGCTGTGCTGTTCCGGGTAGACTGGGTCTTTAAATGTATTTCTATCAACAACTTCCTGAATTCAagacctcatcttcctttttctttATTTCAGCTCTCTTCAGTTACAAGTTGTAATCAACATGGTAGCTCAGGCGCAGGCGGTAACCGTGTCCCTCAAAGACCTCACAAGTGGTAAGAACATCGTCAAACATATTCTCACACGGCATTCACTTACACATATTAGGCAACGTCTCTTTTGAGACTCTACAGCAAGCCTTTGGCCCCGACTCCCTCGGCATCTTAGTCGTCAAAAATGTACCACAGGAGTTTGCGCAGTTGCGCCACATGACCCTCTCGTATTCTTCATACCTGGGAAACCTGCCCTCCGAGGAACTAGGTTCGTGCAACTGACGTCCTTACATATAACTTCTCTTGATTATGTAAGAATACGAACATGATGGCTAACATGTCACAGAAAAACTGGAAAATGTGAAAGCCAAATACCTGACTGGCTGGTCTCTCGGCAAGGAAACACTCAAGAACGGCCAAGCAGACACCTTCAAGGGGTCATACTACGCAAATTGCGCATTCTACGTCGACCCAACGCTCGAATGCGCCAAGCCAACGCCTGAATTCTCACCAGAAACATTCCCCGAGTACTTGTCGCCTAACGTATGGCCGCCCGAGAACGTGCTCCCCGGTTTCAAACCCGCCGTCACTGATCTATGCAAACTCATCATCGATGTAGCTGTACTAGTTGCACGAGCTTGCGACCGGTTCGCAGAGAAGGAAATCCAGGGCTACCCAAAGGGATACTTAGAGCACGTGGTCAGCAcgtccaacaccaccaaggcCCGACTACTGCACTACTTCCCGCAAGATGTGCAGAACAACGATGGCACAAGCGAAGATGACTGGTGTGCCACGCACCTTGACCACGGGTGTCTAACCGGTCTGACATCAGCCATGTTCATCGACGAGCACAAGGTCAGCCCCGCTGTTCCCAAGAATGTTTCTCTGAACGGGGCATCACTACCGCCGTTGGAGGAACTTCCCGCGTCGCCGGACTCTTCAGCGGGGTTGTACATCCTGTCCCGCACGGGGGAGACGTACCAGGTGAAGATCCCGAGGGACTGTATTGCGTTCCAGACGGGGGAGACGCTGGAGCGGATTACGGCGGGTAAGTTCAAGGCCGTGCCGCATTATGTGAGGGGTGTGAGGGCTGCGGTGAGTGGTGGTGCGATTGCGAGGAATACGTTGGCGGTGTTTACGCAGCCGAATTTGGGGGATGAGGTGGACATTGAGTCGCATTTGACGTTTGGGGAGTTTGCCAGGGGTGTGGTTGCCAAGAATACTGTGTCGTGAGGAATGTAAAAGGAACTAAACTACGTAGTCGTGAGAATAAGCGAACTTTTATATCTCATGTAGTCACTGTGAATAAGTCTCGAAAAGATTGTGATGTATTGTGGAAAAGACAGTCGTATGTTGTATGAATAATCTGGAAACGACTGTGTATTGCGGAAAAGACCAGCCACTCCACGGCCAATGCAATGCCACTAAAAATAATGAAAAATCCGTCGAACGGCACTTAAGAAAGTAATTCGCCCCCCATCACAAGACGCATTCTCACCAATGCAATCTTGAGCGTACTTGACGCCTCTTCAAACTCCTATGGACCTAAGCCCAAGCGCCGACAAGACTCATGCCGAAAGCCCCAGAGAAGACCAGCAGACAGGCAACAACGCGGCTCTTCCCCCGAAGATGGCGCCAGCTCTCGTCGCTGAGGAAGTCCTCGGAAAGCAGCTCCACCAGAGATGCGAACGTGAGGAGACCAGCGGAAATGGCGTTCATGACTCCAACGACGATGAGGCCGATTTCAGAGTCGGGGCTGTAGAGCATATGTGTTGCGAGACCAATTGCCTGACCGATTGGAGTTCTACAGATTGTTAGCATCATTCTCGCTGACAGGGTCTGGAGGTATGAAGGTCTGGTGGAACGTACGTGCAACCGTATGCCAAGGCCATaatccatggctgccatgtcTTCTCACCCCATTCAATGACGGAGATTCTCGAACCGAGCGCGAGGCCTTCAAACGTTTCTGCCACGAGTTAGTATGGACACTGAAATATAGTAGATGCAACCTACGATGAAAAACAATGGCAATCAACAAGACGATAAAGTCGTTGCCAATGCTCACACTCAACGCCATGCCGATAAACACACTGTGGAAGAGAATACCCATCTCGAGGAGGATACACTGCAATCGGTCCTTCTTGCGCTTCTGTTCCGGCGTCAAAACAGCCTGCTCGAATTCACCATGATCAATAACGTCGTGACTCTCATTGGCAGACTTGGCAATCGC from the Pochonia chlamydosporia 170 chromosome 6, whole genome shotgun sequence genome contains:
- a CDS encoding F-box protein pof7 (similar to Colletotrichum gloeosporioides Nara gc5 XP_007283526.1), with translation MDSNKLDSELESFRQQWLSEVRTKKGEQSAPGPSTSSASTSAAQPVSPPSPRSKKSRARVPSPVKSRKALPTVEDDDDYLHGRSFDEGPEPAGNTIDGSVRMPPEKELVSALDHYEEAMEKEALGNMGDSLKLYRKAYRLDNRVDRRYREKHFPQSHAKPHTESSSSKPATTDATTAQDQDAPVILPIKDLIASFATLQIEAAPPQIEGTPPPPCPISHLPSELLIHIMQDVAALDVGDFSRLSLVCKPFAYIVATEQRIWRHVSLGTKFGFTGMHYHWNRTVEWEALKDEEEEQEDGTLVSMRELAERRLAENVAITKSLIPDPYPTWKAIFRSRPRIRFNGCYISTVNYIRTGQASTNQATWGGAPIHIVTYYRYLRFFRDGTAISLLTTFEPTQVVHHLTKDLLHLHRDNAHAYLPSAPMQKAYKGRWRLSLGQEDGVHAGPGGEDEQLQEGDLTVETEGVDSKYMFRMDLSLRTAGKAARNNKIVWRGFWSYDKLTDDWGEFTLKHDKAFFFSRVKSYGMGE
- a CDS encoding solute carrier family 25 member 39 (similar to Verticillium alfalfae VaMs.102 XP_003005762.1) — protein: MATTFNSSGQNYDRLLEADDLTMSRGPGSQNGGDGLGPVPDITASQKMVSAMSGSLFTSLLVTPLDVVRVRLQSQRTPTSAVDFSKLALRTSTLTPAQTAELGVTACCREVFFQGNSAELCIAVPRGEGFIEPAASSAASGADCAVHEVQKKTYNSTFDGLRKIARNEGFTTLWRGLSPTLLMTIPANIIYFTGYDWLRYNPVSPLSKLSSDNAPLVAGSTARILAATAVGPIELFRTRMQAAHGASTTNHLMETFQGVREMVGTHGYVSLWRGLTLTLWRDVPFSGLYWWGYETIRARLTDMREETRGRSIDRVESLQNARRRSQSQENHMETFVDSFTAGALSGTFASIVTTPFDVGKTRTQVYRDAPQGLAGKVHAPEEMNMMRLLWHIFKTEGASGLWRGWIPRVLKVAPACAIMISSYEVGKRAFRGVNERSMTRQGEDD
- a CDS encoding FRG1-like family protein (similar to Metarhizium acridum CQMa 102 XP_007806918.1), with product MVKPLSFKGDKKPKKRKRAADADRDNAEAGPSQVQKVNNDETTDDDSWVSADVATDVVGPVMIVLPTDKPSALACDPNGKVFAMPIENIVDGNPTSAEPHDVRMVWVANKISGTDNFRFKSSHGRYLACDKIGALSATSEAISPLECFNVIPTADTPGTFQLQTLRDTFITTKPNTSSKSTAPAELRGDEDKITFNTTMRIRMQARFKPKLKASKEEKALSKISRRELEDAVGRRLDEDEVKVLKRARREGDYHERLLDLKVKNRHDKFG
- a CDS encoding ribosome biogenesis protein RLP24 (similar to Chaetomium globosum CBS 148.51 XP_001222994.1), producing MRIEPCYFCGRPAYPSKGITFVRNDAKSFRFCRSKCHKNFKMKRNPRKLKWTKAYRKNAGKEMVVDSTLLFGARRNEPVRYDRDLVQKTLGAMQRISEIRARRERVFYKKRMAGKRERELATARELVAKNEHLLPRMRGSEKRRLEELAAEQGLDVEELAAEHLQNAKNDNKLFGGEKRRLKVRVDGGIEGEEDNDMDMD
- a CDS encoding guanine nucleotide-binding protein beta subunit-like protein (similar to Trichoderma reesei QM6a XP_006966733.1) → MYTLNNIATHHFAGPEDVYVLDVNRTEAGLAAISSDQHLSLLSPARLSDGPVASWKTEHGNLTTLRIFDGSNALVCTAGEDGTVGVWDLRLRGADARVAQFNAAQSPILSMACSPSTQTIAVGTELQNHTASIFLWDVRSTPSPKAHYQEVHSDDITELAFHPTQPAFLLSGSTDGLVNIYDTRITDEDDLTLQTFNHNSSIHHAKFLTDTEVVALSHDEQFALYDMDEGRENGDAAQSWGDLRGVLGCQYVADVMGKTDGSGAIIGAGAQEKQMFELVFLARNQGQGAKWVLDREGSVGLPGAHGEEIVRSFCFFDDAQVVFTAGEDGNVKGWR